From Daucus carota subsp. sativus chromosome 6, DH1 v3.0, whole genome shotgun sequence:
gatatttctttttttgatttattaagaAACATATTcacattttgtaatatatttatatcaatatatcagtatatttttaatcaactaACTCGACTGACTTCATTTCATGGAAAACCCAGCGGCAAGCCATAATAAGTATGAGACTATATTTTCATAGAACATATATGATCCATCCATTAAACTACTAGACAAAAATATCAAGAAATATCACTCTTTTGAAACCACTTAATCACGGGCATCTTCACTTTTAGGACATGGGAAGTGAATTACTAAAAACATCAGCACCGCAACACCTACAAGTATTTGTAATGGAAATTGTTTAATTACTTTCTGCTATAAACTCTTCTTGTTGCATGCATTCAAGTATTCATCTCATTAAATATGGGAGTATCTGAAAGTGCAAGTACAACCTGACGGTTCTTTAGACATTCAGGAACATCCCCACGGGAAATCCTTTGAGCTAACCTGCATATACAAAAGTATGCAACAAGGTGATCTTGTTTTTGAGTAAGAGAAGTTGACAAGGCTTTAAAAGCCCGATTATTCTCTCAAGTTCAAATGACTTCTCCCTTTCCAATCCCCATCATTTCAACAAATTGTCATTGTACCTAATGAGTAGGACTGTACTTTTTAGTTTATTCTCATGATCATATATGAACTCAAATGTGTTTAGAAAAGAGATATGAGCATTGGGTTCATTGCATCACATGCAATTCCTTCACAAGTAGAATTGCAATAATAAGACAGTATTTACAATGGCTTCTGCCAGTGGGCCCGTGTTTCTCACAATTCCTAGCACATTTTATAGCAGCTTTACCATGGACGTCATCTGCTGACAATGATACAGTGTTCTAAATATCAGAAATTGGTTCAACTCAGTAATGTTACCGCCTGATAATTATTCAGAATAATCTGAAAGTTATTGGAATAATCAATTGGTTCAAAGACGTATTGAAATATTAAGAATCAGATACATATTTAAACTTTTGTGTACTCAAACTCTGTAATATGACTACTAAAACCATATTATTTTGGCATTTTAAAACACACTTGATTAATGTTTCAACCAGTTAAATCTTTACCAGAACTATACGATGTATCTTTCTTCTCATGTTAATCTTGGTTTCCAATGACCTAAAGAAAACAAGAGTTGCGCACCACCGCAATGAACTTTTTCGAGAGCAGAAGATTAACAAACTAACAGGTACAAGAGTGAGGATATAAATGCATCCATCACAATTTAACTAGATAGTGTACTTAGTCATACTATGCAACTAGTAGAGAATTTTTCATGCATCGGATACTTTCATCTGTTTTCCTTACCACTGGCTAACAATTAAGTAAGAAAACTCAACAAGGTGCACTCGACGATAATATTACTATAAAGAGAAGGTCATAACAGTTCAAACTTTCAAACTAATAGTAAGAACAAAGAGATACAGAATTTACCCTTCAGCAATAGCGGTTTTTCCAGCACCAGCTGCGCCGACAATAACTGGGTTATTCTTTGTTTTCTGAGACAGTATGTGAATGCATCGCTCGATATCATCTTCTCGGCCTTTGACAGGATCGATCATACCACGACTAGCAAGCTCAGTTAGGTCAATTCCATAATTTTCTAGTGCCTCGTATGTTCCACCAGAAACTATATGTGATGGGCGAAAAATTATCAATCAACACTGATAAATGAAAATACAGTTTTATAAACA
This genomic window contains:
- the LOC108227259 gene encoding chaperone protein ClpB4, mitochondrial isoform X2; this translates as MASRISSVYTASRGLSRLLHHNSTWVFSCQQNPLKLFKFTSPFSINAPHQNVDRTSKDAGKDVSWNLWVPNQFSGGTYEALENYGIDLTELASRGMIDPVKGREDDIERCIHILSQKTKNNPVIVGAAGAGKTAIAEGLAQRISRGDVPECLKNRQVLRC